A single region of the Pseudomonas sp. VD-NE ins genome encodes:
- the creB gene encoding two-component system response regulator CreB gives MPHILIVEDEAAIADTLIFALQGEGFTTTWLSLGAAALEHQRQTPADLIILDIGLPDISGFETCKQLRRFSEVPVLFLSARDAEIDRVVGLEIGADDYVVKPFSPREVAARVKAILKRMAPRPAIEATSALFRVDPERIQILYRGQTLSLTRHEFRLLQCLLEQPERVFSREQLLDALGVAADAGYERSIDSHIKSVRAKLRLVRADAEPIQTHRGLGYSYSPGHS, from the coding sequence ATGCCTCATATCCTGATTGTCGAAGACGAAGCGGCGATTGCCGACACGCTGATTTTTGCCTTGCAGGGCGAGGGCTTCACCACCACGTGGTTGAGCCTCGGCGCGGCGGCGTTGGAGCATCAGCGGCAGACTCCGGCCGATCTGATCATCCTCGACATCGGCCTGCCGGACATCAGCGGTTTTGAGACTTGCAAGCAGCTGCGGCGCTTCAGCGAAGTGCCGGTGCTGTTCCTCAGCGCCCGGGATGCCGAGATTGATCGCGTGGTGGGCCTGGAAATTGGTGCCGACGACTACGTGGTCAAGCCGTTCAGCCCGCGTGAAGTCGCGGCGCGGGTCAAGGCCATCCTTAAACGCATGGCGCCACGCCCGGCGATTGAAGCCACTTCCGCGCTGTTCCGTGTCGATCCGGAACGGATTCAAATCCTTTATCGCGGCCAGACGTTGAGCCTGACCCGCCACGAATTCCGCCTGCTGCAATGCCTGCTCGAACAACCCGAGCGAGTGTTCAGTCGCGAGCAATTGCTCGACGCGCTGGGCGTCGCCGCTGACGCCGGTTACGAGCGCAGCATCGACAGCCACATCAAAAGCGTGCGCGCCAAGTTGCGTCTGGTGCGTGCCGACGCCGAGCCGATCCAGACCCATCGCGGCCTCGGTTACAGCTACAGCCCGGGGCACAGCTGA
- a CDS encoding ATP-dependent zinc protease, whose protein sequence is MKSLLALFALVALPVMAAEPTLYGRYEYIALPEIGGEVLKAKMDTGALTASLSAKDIETFTRDGDEWVRFRLATKDASNKVYEHKVARISKIKSRSDEEDEGESTEVAKRPVVDLELCLGNVKRTVEVNLTDRSNFNYPLLIGAKALREFGAAVNPARRFTADKPDC, encoded by the coding sequence GTGAAATCCCTCCTTGCACTGTTTGCCCTCGTCGCCCTGCCGGTCATGGCCGCCGAGCCGACCCTGTACGGGCGCTACGAATACATTGCGCTGCCGGAAATCGGCGGTGAAGTGCTCAAGGCCAAGATGGACACCGGCGCACTGACTGCTTCGCTGTCGGCCAAAGACATTGAAACCTTCACCCGTGATGGCGACGAATGGGTGCGTTTCCGCCTCGCCACCAAAGACGCCAGCAACAAGGTCTACGAACACAAGGTCGCGCGCATCAGCAAGATCAAGAGCCGTTCGGATGAAGAGGACGAGGGCGAAAGCACCGAAGTCGCCAAGCGCCCGGTGGTCGATCTGGAGCTGTGCCTGGGTAACGTCAAGCGTACCGTTGAGGTCAACCTGACCGACCGCAGCAACTTCAATTACCCATTGCTGATCGGTGCCAAGGCCTTGCGTGAATTCGGCGCGGCAGTGAACCCGGCGCGGCGCTTCACCGCCGACAAACCGGACTGCTGA
- a CDS encoding acyltransferase, translated as MRRLLTGCFVTLLLLLNTLILIGPLLVFALLKLVAPGRWRDYASGAVMWIAETWAEIDKLIFRLCIPTQWDIRGGEDLRGDTSYLVVSNHQSWVDIPALIQTLNRRTPFFKFFLKKELIWVPFLGLAWWALDYPFMKRYTKAFLAKHPELAGKDLEITKQACELFKRQPVTVVNYLEGTRYTVAKSAQQQSPFNHLLKPKAGGVAFVLAAMGEQLDAILDVTVVYPQANIPGFWDLISGNVPRVIIDIKTRELDPALWQGDYENDPAFRQTVQSWVNQLWSEKDQRIAELRGERG; from the coding sequence ATGCGCCGCCTGCTCACCGGCTGTTTCGTCACCCTGCTGCTGTTGCTCAACACCCTGATCCTGATCGGGCCGTTGCTGGTGTTTGCCCTGCTCAAACTGGTCGCACCAGGCCGCTGGCGGGATTACGCGTCGGGCGCGGTGATGTGGATCGCCGAGACCTGGGCGGAAATCGACAAGCTGATTTTCCGCCTGTGCATTCCCACCCAGTGGGACATTCGCGGCGGTGAAGACTTGCGCGGCGACACCTCGTATCTGGTGGTCAGCAACCACCAGTCGTGGGTCGATATTCCGGCGCTGATCCAGACGCTGAACCGGCGCACGCCGTTCTTCAAATTCTTCCTCAAGAAAGAACTGATCTGGGTGCCGTTTCTGGGGCTGGCGTGGTGGGCGCTGGATTACCCGTTCATGAAGCGCTACACCAAGGCGTTTCTGGCGAAGCACCCGGAGCTGGCCGGCAAGGATCTGGAAATCACCAAACAGGCCTGCGAGCTGTTCAAGCGTCAGCCGGTGACCGTGGTCAATTATCTGGAAGGTACACGCTACACCGTCGCGAAAAGCGCGCAGCAGCAATCACCGTTCAACCACTTGCTCAAGCCCAAGGCCGGCGGCGTGGCGTTCGTGTTGGCAGCGATGGGTGAACAGCTGGATGCGATTCTCGATGTCACGGTGGTTTACCCACAGGCGAACATCCCGGGCTTCTGGGATTTGATCAGCGGCAACGTGCCGCGCGTGATCATCGACATCAAGACCCGCGAACTCGACCCGGCGCTGTGGCAGGGTGATTACGAGAATGATCCAGCGTTTCGCCAGACGGTCCAGAGCTGGGTCAACCAACTCTGGAGCGAGAAGGATCAGCGCATCGCCGAACTGCGCGGCGAACGCGGCTGA
- a CDS encoding DUF2780 domain-containing protein, whose product MKISRGIALASLMTLAASPVFAGFSLDDVTKAAASMQGGNAATAAAPTSETAGLLQAVTGLGVTPQQAVGGTSAMLGLAKNQLSSTDYSQLAKEVPGIDKLSGGSGNLAALSGLLGQSGKSAGLENALGNVKDTNDLNNAFGALGMDSGMVGQFAPVLLKYLGDQGVGGPLLQSLGSIWGAGTGS is encoded by the coding sequence ATGAAGATTTCACGCGGTATTGCCTTGGCTTCACTGATGACCCTTGCGGCCAGCCCGGTATTTGCTGGTTTCAGCCTCGACGACGTGACCAAGGCTGCTGCCAGCATGCAGGGCGGCAACGCGGCCACCGCTGCGGCTCCGACCTCGGAAACCGCCGGTCTGCTGCAAGCCGTCACCGGTCTGGGTGTGACGCCGCAGCAAGCCGTCGGCGGCACCAGCGCCATGCTGGGCCTGGCCAAGAACCAGTTGAGCAGCACCGATTATTCACAGTTGGCCAAAGAAGTGCCGGGCATCGACAAACTGTCGGGCGGTAGCGGCAACCTGGCGGCGTTGAGCGGATTGCTCGGTCAGTCCGGCAAGTCCGCCGGTCTGGAAAACGCACTGGGTAACGTCAAGGACACCAATGACCTGAACAACGCTTTCGGCGCCTTGGGCATGGACAGCGGCATGGTCGGCCAGTTTGCCCCGGTGCTGCTCAAGTATCTGGGTGATCAAGGCGTCGGCGGCCCGTTGCTGCAAAGCCTGGGCAGCATCTGGGGCGCCGGCACCGGTAGCTGA
- a CDS encoding RNA polymerase sigma factor → MNGTTAVAELACEQSESRPRALTLAWRVVISIADTDQLRQLLAQCALGDRRAFEKLYRSVGPRLHGVALRFMGRTDLAEEVLQESFVRIWNNASRYEAHLSAPLTWMINITRNQAIDQLRKHRDRPLTDLEQDTLPDESPSAHDQLNSAREANALNRCLETLDGMQRQSITVAYFQGLSCTELAEHLATPLGTVKSWIRRGMERLRRCLES, encoded by the coding sequence ATGAATGGCACAACCGCTGTCGCTGAACTAGCCTGTGAACAGTCCGAGTCTCGCCCTCGCGCGCTCACTCTTGCTTGGAGAGTCGTCATTTCCATCGCCGACACCGATCAGCTGCGACAGCTGCTGGCCCAGTGTGCACTGGGTGATCGTCGCGCCTTCGAAAAGCTGTACCGCAGCGTCGGCCCGCGTCTGCACGGCGTGGCCCTGCGTTTTATGGGCCGCACCGATCTGGCCGAGGAAGTGCTGCAGGAAAGCTTCGTGCGCATCTGGAACAACGCCTCGCGCTACGAAGCGCACCTGTCGGCGCCGTTGACGTGGATGATCAACATCACCCGCAATCAGGCCATCGACCAGTTGCGCAAACACCGTGACCGGCCACTGACCGATCTCGAACAGGACACACTGCCAGACGAAAGCCCCTCGGCTCACGACCAACTGAACAGCGCCCGTGAGGCCAACGCGCTGAATCGCTGCCTGGAAACCCTCGACGGCATGCAGCGCCAGTCGATCACCGTGGCCTACTTTCAGGGATTGTCGTGCACGGAACTCGCCGAACATCTCGCCACGCCACTGGGAACGGTGAAATCGTGGATCCGTCGTGGCATGGAACGTCTGCGCCGGTGCCTTGAATCATGA
- a CDS encoding anti-sigma factor domain-containing protein, whose protein sequence is MNYQTPALRRALAADYAIGLMAAPARRRFEQLLLDDAVLRAELAQWQESLASLTEALPEHPVPDRVWQGITARIEPQVLHVPEKRPFWNWLRVTAALCSIVLLVFLGSLYNRDDARYRATLLTADAQPALKVEAHADYLQVEPLTLEAVDADRSLELWAIPADGKPISLGVIPAGGKGKVELSEVQKALIGKPIALAVSLEPKGGSPTGQPTGPVLYQGALAAL, encoded by the coding sequence ATGAACTACCAGACCCCAGCCCTGCGCCGCGCCCTGGCTGCCGATTACGCGATCGGGTTGATGGCTGCGCCTGCGCGGCGGCGGTTTGAACAATTGCTGCTGGACGACGCTGTGTTGCGAGCTGAACTGGCGCAATGGCAGGAAAGCCTCGCCTCTCTCACCGAAGCGCTGCCGGAACATCCCGTGCCCGACCGAGTGTGGCAAGGCATTACCGCGCGGATCGAACCGCAAGTGCTGCATGTGCCCGAGAAGCGGCCGTTCTGGAACTGGCTACGGGTTACCGCTGCGCTGTGTTCGATCGTGTTGCTGGTCTTCCTCGGCTCGCTGTACAACCGCGACGACGCCCGCTACCGCGCCACCCTGCTGACCGCCGATGCGCAACCGGCGCTGAAGGTCGAAGCGCATGCGGATTACCTGCAAGTCGAGCCGTTGACGCTGGAGGCGGTTGATGCGGATCGCAGCCTTGAACTGTGGGCGATTCCGGCTGATGGAAAACCGATCTCGCTGGGGGTGATTCCGGCGGGGGGCAAAGGCAAGGTTGAGCTGAGCGAGGTGCAGAAAGCGTTGATCGGTAAACCGATTGCGCTGGCAGTAAGTCTTGAGCCTAAAGGTGGTTCGCCGACCGGGCAGCCGACTGGACCGGTTCTTTATCAGGGTGCTTTGGCAGCCCTCTAA
- the fdhA gene encoding formaldehyde dehydrogenase, glutathione-independent: MSGNRGVVYLGAGKVEVQKIDYPKMQDPRGRKIEHGVILKVVSTNICGSDQHMVRGRTTAQTGLVLGHEITGEVIEKGSDVENLKIGDLVSVPFNVACGRCRSCKEQHTGVCLTVNPARAGGAYGYVDMGDWTGGQAEYVLVPYADFNLLKLPDRDKAMEKIRDLTCLSDILPTGYHGAVTAGVGPGSTVYIAGAGPVGLAAAASARLLGAAVVIVGDVNTIRLAHAKAQGFEIVDLSKDTPLHEQIAALLGEPEVDCAVDCVGFEARGHGHDGVKAEAPATVLNSLMGVVRVAGKIGIPGLYVTEDPGAVDAAAKMGSLSIRFGLGWAKSHSFHTGQTPVMKYNRQLMQAIMWDRINIAEVVGVQVISLDQAPEGYGEFDAGVPKKFVIDPHKLFSAA, from the coding sequence ATGTCTGGCAATCGTGGTGTGGTGTATCTCGGCGCTGGCAAGGTCGAAGTACAGAAAATCGACTATCCGAAAATGCAGGACCCGCGCGGTCGCAAGATCGAGCACGGGGTCATTCTCAAAGTAGTTTCTACCAACATCTGCGGCTCCGACCAACACATGGTGCGCGGCCGTACCACGGCGCAGACCGGTCTGGTGCTGGGCCACGAGATCACCGGTGAGGTGATCGAGAAAGGCTCCGACGTCGAGAACCTGAAAATCGGTGACCTGGTCTCCGTACCGTTCAACGTGGCTTGCGGGCGCTGCCGTTCCTGCAAAGAGCAACACACCGGCGTCTGCCTGACCGTCAACCCGGCCCGAGCTGGCGGTGCTTACGGTTACGTCGACATGGGCGACTGGACCGGTGGCCAGGCCGAGTACGTGCTGGTGCCGTACGCCGACTTCAACCTGCTGAAACTGCCGGACCGCGACAAGGCCATGGAGAAAATCCGCGACCTGACCTGCCTCTCCGACATCCTCCCGACCGGTTACCACGGCGCCGTCACTGCCGGCGTTGGTCCGGGCAGCACCGTTTACATTGCCGGCGCCGGTCCGGTCGGTCTGGCCGCTGCCGCTTCTGCGCGTCTATTGGGGGCGGCGGTGGTGATCGTCGGCGACGTCAACACCATCCGCCTGGCTCACGCCAAGGCTCAAGGTTTTGAAATCGTCGACCTGTCCAAGGACACCCCGCTGCACGAACAGATCGCCGCATTGCTGGGCGAGCCGGAAGTGGATTGCGCAGTGGACTGCGTTGGTTTCGAAGCACGCGGCCACGGCCACGACGGCGTCAAAGCCGAAGCGCCAGCCACTGTGCTCAACTCGCTGATGGGCGTGGTGCGTGTGGCTGGCAAGATCGGTATCCCCGGCCTGTACGTCACCGAAGATCCGGGTGCTGTCGATGCCGCTGCGAAAATGGGCAGCCTGAGCATTCGCTTCGGTCTGGGCTGGGCCAAGTCGCATAGCTTCCACACTGGCCAGACGCCAGTGATGAAGTACAACCGCCAACTGATGCAGGCGATCATGTGGGATCGCATCAACATCGCCGAAGTGGTGGGCGTGCAGGTGATCAGCCTCGATCAGGCGCCGGAAGGGTATGGCGAGTTCGATGCGGGCGTGCCGAAGAAGTTTGTGATTGATCCGCATAAGTTGTTCAGCGCGGCGTAA
- the purU gene encoding formyltetrahydrofolate deformylase, which translates to MSRAPDTWILTADCPSVLGTVDAVTRFLFEQGCYVTEHHSFDDRLSGRFFIRVEFRQPDGFDEQSFRAGLAERGQAFGMIFELTAPNYRPKVVIMVSKADHCLNDLLYRQRIGQLSMDVAAVVSNHPDLKPLADWHQIPYYHFPLDPNDKPSQERQVWQVIEESGAELVILARYMQVLSPELCRKLDGKAINIHHSLLPGFKGAKPYHQAYNKGVKLVGATAHYINNDLDEGPIIAQGVEAVDHSHYPEDLIAKGRDIEGLTLARAVGYHIERRVFLNANRTVVL; encoded by the coding sequence ATGAGCCGCGCCCCAGACACATGGATTCTGACCGCCGACTGCCCCAGCGTCCTCGGCACCGTGGACGCGGTCACGCGTTTTCTGTTCGAGCAGGGCTGCTACGTCACCGAGCACCATTCGTTCGATGACCGCCTCTCCGGGCGTTTTTTCATTCGCGTGGAATTCCGTCAGCCCGACGGCTTCGACGAACAATCCTTCCGCGCCGGCCTCGCCGAACGCGGCCAGGCCTTTGGCATGATCTTCGAACTGACCGCGCCGAACTACCGGCCAAAGGTGGTGATCATGGTCTCCAAGGCCGATCACTGCCTCAACGACTTGCTCTACCGCCAGCGCATTGGCCAGTTGTCGATGGACGTCGCGGCGGTGGTCTCCAATCACCCGGACCTCAAACCGCTGGCCGACTGGCACCAGATTCCCTACTACCATTTCCCCCTCGACCCCAACGACAAACCGTCGCAGGAGCGTCAGGTGTGGCAGGTGATCGAAGAGTCCGGCGCTGAACTGGTAATCCTCGCCCGCTATATGCAGGTGTTGTCGCCGGAGCTGTGTCGCAAGCTCGATGGCAAGGCGATCAACATTCATCACTCGCTGCTGCCGGGTTTCAAGGGCGCCAAGCCGTATCACCAGGCCTACAACAAGGGCGTGAAACTGGTTGGCGCGACAGCGCATTACATCAATAACGACCTCGATGAAGGGCCGATCATTGCCCAGGGCGTCGAGGCGGTGGATCACAGTCATTACCCTGAGGATCTGATTGCCAAGGGGCGCGATATTGAAGGTCTGACGTTAGCGCGGGCGGTTGGGTATCACATCGAAAGAAGGGTGTTTTTGAACGCCAATCGTACGGTCGTTCTTTAG
- a CDS encoding sarcosine oxidase subunit gamma yields MTTANVYQQRPTTGARAESSLHHADLASLVGKGRKNAGVIVREKKLLGHLTIRGDGHDAAFAAGVHKALGIELPGALSVIVKGETSLQWMGPDEWLLIVPSGEEFAAEQKLREALGDLHIAIVNVSGGQQVLELSGPNVRQVLMKSTSYDVHPNNFPVGKAVGTVFAKSQLMIRHTAEDTWELLIRRSFSDYWWLWLQDASAEYGLSVQA; encoded by the coding sequence ATGACCACAGCCAATGTTTACCAACAACGCCCGACCACCGGTGCCCGTGCCGAGTCGTCGCTGCACCATGCCGACCTCGCCAGCCTGGTCGGCAAGGGTCGCAAGAACGCCGGCGTGATCGTGCGTGAAAAGAAACTCCTCGGCCATCTGACCATTCGTGGCGATGGCCACGATGCCGCTTTCGCCGCTGGCGTACATAAAGCGCTGGGCATTGAATTGCCCGGCGCGCTGAGCGTCATCGTCAAAGGCGAAACCAGCCTGCAATGGATGGGCCCGGATGAGTGGCTGCTGATCGTGCCGAGCGGTGAGGAATTCGCCGCCGAACAGAAACTGCGTGAAGCCCTGGGCGATCTGCACATCGCGATCGTCAACGTCAGCGGCGGCCAGCAAGTGCTCGAACTGAGCGGGCCGAATGTACGTCAGGTGCTGATGAAGTCGACCAGCTATGACGTGCACCCGAACAACTTCCCGGTCGGGAAAGCGGTCGGCACGGTGTTCGCCAAGTCGCAACTGATGATTCGGCATACCGCTGAAGACACTTGGGAATTGCTGATTCGTCGCAGTTTTTCGGATTACTGGTGGTTGTGGTTGCAGGATGCTTCGGCTGAGTACGGGTTGAGCGTTCAGGCCTGA
- a CDS encoding sarcosine oxidase subunit alpha: MSQTNRLSNGGRIDRNKVLSFTFNGQSYKGFEGDSLAAALIANGVDIIGRSFKYSRPRGIFAAGAEEPNAVLQIGATEATQIPNVRATQQALYQGLVATSTNGWPSVNNDMMGILGKVGGKLMPPGFYYKTFMYPQSFWMTYEKYIRKAAGLGRSPTENDPDTYDYMNQHCDVLIVGAGPAGLAAALAAARSGARVILADEQEEFGGSLLDSRESLDGKPAMDWVASVITELKNTPDVLLLPRATVNGYHDHNFLTIHERLTDHLGDRAPIGQVRQRIHRVRAKRVVLATGACERPLVYGNNDVPGNMLAGAVSTYVRRYGVAPGKKLVLSTNNDHAYRVALDWLDASLQVVAIADARSNPRGALVEEARAKGIRILTGSAVIEARGSKRVTAARVAAIDVKAHAVTSPGEWLDCDVVASSGGYSPVVHLASHLGGKPTWREDILGFVPGEAPQKRVCVGGINGVYGLGDSLADGFEGGVRAAAEAGFQTVEGVLPKALSRHEEPMLALFQVPHEKNTARAPKQFVDLQNDVTAAAIELATREGFESVEHVKRYTALGFGTDQGKLGNVNGLAIAARSLNVTIPQMGTTMFRPNYTPVTFGAVAGRHCGHIFEPVRHTALHAWHVKNGAEFEDVGQWKRPWYFPKNGEDLHAAVKRECKAVRDSVGLLDASTLGKIDIQGPDAREFLNRVYTNAWTKLDVGKARYGLMCKEDGMVFDDGVTACLADNHFVMTTTTGGAARVLQWLELYHQTEWPDMKVYFTSVTDHWATMTLSGPNSRKLLSAVTDIDLSNEAFPFMTWKEGLVGGVPARVFRISFTGELSYEVNVQADYAMGVLEKIVEAGKQYNLTPYGTETMHVLRAEKGFIIVGQDTDGSMTPDDLNMGWCVGRTKPFSWIGQRGMNREDCVKDQRKQLVGLKPIDPNVWLPEGAQLVFNTKQAIPMTMVGHVTSSYAHNSLGYSFAMGVVKGGLKRLGERVFAPLADGSVIEAEIVSSVFFDPKGDRQNI, translated from the coding sequence ATGAGCCAGACCAATCGCCTGTCCAACGGTGGACGGATCGACCGCAACAAAGTGCTGAGCTTCACCTTCAACGGTCAGAGCTACAAAGGCTTCGAGGGTGACTCGCTGGCCGCCGCGCTGATCGCCAACGGCGTCGACATCATCGGCCGCAGCTTCAAGTACTCGCGTCCTCGTGGCATTTTCGCCGCCGGTGCCGAAGAGCCGAACGCAGTGCTGCAGATCGGTGCCACCGAAGCCACGCAGATCCCCAACGTGCGCGCCACGCAACAGGCGCTGTATCAAGGTCTGGTTGCGACCAGCACCAACGGTTGGCCGAGCGTCAACAACGACATGATGGGCATTCTCGGCAAGGTCGGCGGCAAGCTGATGCCGCCGGGTTTCTACTACAAAACCTTCATGTACCCGCAATCGTTCTGGATGACTTACGAGAAGTACATTCGCAAGGCTGCCGGTCTGGGCCGTTCGCCGACCGAGAACGATCCGGACACCTACGACTACATGAACCAGCACTGCGACGTGCTGATCGTCGGCGCTGGCCCGGCCGGTCTCGCCGCTGCCTTGGCCGCAGCACGCAGCGGTGCCCGAGTGATCCTTGCCGATGAGCAGGAAGAGTTCGGCGGCAGCCTGCTCGATTCGCGCGAAAGCCTCGACGGCAAACCGGCGATGGACTGGGTCGCCAGTGTCATCACTGAACTGAAGAACACCCCGGACGTGCTGCTGTTGCCGCGCGCCACGGTCAACGGTTACCACGACCACAACTTCCTGACTATTCACGAACGTCTTACCGATCACCTCGGTGACCGCGCGCCAATCGGTCAGGTACGTCAGCGCATTCACCGTGTGCGCGCCAAGCGTGTCGTGCTGGCGACCGGTGCTTGCGAGCGTCCGCTGGTCTACGGCAACAACGACGTGCCGGGCAACATGCTTGCCGGTGCGGTGTCGACTTACGTGCGTCGCTACGGCGTAGCACCGGGCAAGAAGCTTGTCCTCAGCACCAACAACGATCACGCGTACCGCGTTGCTCTGGACTGGCTCGACGCCAGTCTGCAAGTGGTGGCCATCGCCGATGCGCGCAGCAATCCGCGTGGTGCATTGGTGGAAGAAGCACGCGCCAAAGGCATTCGGATTCTCACTGGCAGTGCCGTGATCGAAGCCCGTGGCAGCAAGCGTGTGACCGCTGCCCGCGTTGCTGCGATTGACGTCAAAGCGCACGCCGTGACCAGTCCAGGCGAATGGCTTGATTGCGATGTGGTTGCCAGTTCCGGTGGTTACAGCCCGGTGGTTCACTTGGCTTCGCACCTCGGTGGCAAGCCGACCTGGCGCGAAGATATCCTTGGTTTCGTACCGGGCGAAGCTCCGCAGAAACGCGTGTGCGTCGGTGGTATCAACGGCGTTTACGGTCTCGGTGATTCGCTCGCCGACGGTTTTGAAGGCGGCGTGCGTGCTGCCGCTGAAGCCGGTTTCCAGACCGTTGAGGGCGTGCTGCCAAAAGCCCTGAGCCGTCACGAAGAACCGATGCTGGCGCTGTTCCAGGTGCCGCACGAAAAGAACACCGCACGGGCGCCGAAGCAATTCGTCGACCTGCAAAACGACGTGACCGCTGCGGCGATCGAACTGGCAACCCGCGAGGGTTTCGAGTCGGTCGAGCACGTCAAACGCTACACCGCGCTGGGCTTCGGCACCGATCAGGGCAAGCTCGGCAACGTCAACGGTCTGGCCATCGCCGCGCGTTCGCTGAACGTGACCATCCCGCAGATGGGCACCACGATGTTTCGTCCGAACTACACGCCGGTGACTTTCGGCGCCGTGGCCGGTCGTCACTGTGGGCACATCTTCGAACCGGTGCGTCACACCGCGCTGCATGCCTGGCATGTGAAGAACGGCGCCGAGTTTGAAGACGTCGGTCAGTGGAAGCGTCCATGGTACTTCCCGAAAAACGGTGAAGACCTGCATGCCGCCGTCAAGCGTGAATGTAAAGCCGTGCGCGACAGCGTCGGCCTGCTCGACGCCTCGACCCTCGGCAAGATCGACATTCAAGGCCCGGATGCCCGCGAGTTCCTCAACCGCGTGTACACCAACGCCTGGACCAAGCTCGACGTGGGCAAGGCTCGCTACGGTTTGATGTGCAAAGAAGACGGCATGGTCTTCGACGACGGCGTGACGGCGTGCCTGGCGGACAACCATTTCGTCATGACCACCACCACCGGCGGCGCGGCTCGCGTGCTGCAATGGCTGGAGCTGTACCACCAGACCGAATGGCCGGACATGAAGGTTTACTTCACCTCCGTCACCGACCACTGGGCGACCATGACCCTGTCCGGGCCGAACAGCCGCAAGCTGCTCAGTGCTGTGACTGACATTGATTTGAGCAACGAAGCGTTCCCGTTCATGACCTGGAAAGAAGGTCTGGTCGGCGGTGTGCCGGCGCGGGTGTTCCGCATCTCGTTCACCGGTGAGCTGTCGTACGAAGTCAACGTGCAGGCCGACTACGCGATGGGCGTGCTGGAGAAAATCGTCGAGGCGGGCAAGCAGTACAACCTGACCCCTTACGGCACTGAAACCATGCACGTACTGCGCGCCGAGAAGGGTTTCATCATTGTCGGTCAGGACACTGACGGCTCGATGACCCCGGACGACTTGAACATGGGCTGGTGCGTGGGTCGCACCAAACCGTTCTCGTGGATCGGCCAACGCGGCATGAACCGTGAAGACTGCGTGAAAGATCAACGTAAGCAACTGGTCGGTCTGAAGCCGATCGATCCGAACGTGTGGTTGCCGGAAGGTGCGCAGTTGGTGTTCAACACCAAGCAGGCGATTCCGATGACCATGGTTGGCCACGTGACTTCCAGTTACGCGCACAACTCCCTCGGTTATTCGTTTGCCATGGGTGTGGTCAAGGGCGGTCTGAAGCGCCTCGGTGAGCGGGTGTTTGCACCGCTGGCCGATGGCAGCGTGATCGAGGCGGAAATCGTTTCTTCGGTGTTCTTCGATCCGAAGGGTGATCGCCAGAACATCTGA
- a CDS encoding sarcosine oxidase subunit delta, giving the protein MLHIFCPHCGELRSEEEFHASGQAHIPRPLDPGACTDEEWGDYMFFRDNPRGLHHELWDHVAGCRQYFNVTRDTVTYEILETYKIGTKPQFTDKADSAKTATTALGEKV; this is encoded by the coding sequence ATGTTGCATATCTTCTGTCCTCACTGCGGCGAACTGCGCTCCGAAGAGGAATTCCACGCATCCGGTCAGGCGCACATTCCGCGCCCGCTCGATCCAGGCGCCTGCACCGACGAGGAGTGGGGCGACTACATGTTCTTCCGCGACAACCCGCGCGGTCTGCACCACGAGCTGTGGGATCACGTTGCCGGTTGCCGTCAGTACTTCAACGTCACCCGCGACACCGTGACCTACGAGATTCTCGAAACCTACAAGATCGGCACCAAGCCGCAATTCACCGACAAGGCTGATTCGGCGAAAACAGCCACGACGGCGCTGGGAGAGAAGGTATGA